The following are encoded in a window of Brevibacillus sp. DP1.3A genomic DNA:
- a CDS encoding murein hydrolase activator EnvC gives MRKRILLALVITGLVVGTVLPTNVSLAAPSKASLDKINRELKDIQKKKKSQQQQLKKTEEQINVVQKEKKGLETQLMQIDLRRNDTQKKLDKLEQQMDDTKEKAANAQDQLDEAKDRVAKRDALLRTRVTSMYERGTISYLDVLLGSSDFGDFLTRMQALQLILEQDTRILEDNIRDKETIETKKKEIDHQLTVYAGMFDEAEELKVELDKQYKQSLVVKAELDKKESALEVDLEQYGQELLASTKLEAAKYAERVRAMSASSTGYKGGKFALPVASGQFRFTSGFGMRSDPFTGRSAGHNGLDMAAPKGTSIMAAADGIVLFAGYNGGYGNTVMIKHNAEYTTLYGHIREGGIKVSVGQAVSRGQKIAEVGSTGRSTGNHVHFTVYKNDVAVNPMPYLK, from the coding sequence ATGAGAAAGAGAATCCTGCTAGCACTCGTAATCACTGGGCTTGTGGTCGGTACTGTGCTCCCGACAAATGTGAGCTTGGCAGCGCCTAGTAAGGCCTCTTTAGACAAGATTAATCGAGAGCTAAAAGACATCCAAAAGAAGAAGAAAAGCCAGCAGCAGCAATTGAAGAAGACCGAAGAACAGATCAATGTCGTGCAAAAAGAGAAAAAGGGCTTGGAAACGCAATTGATGCAAATCGATTTGCGGCGCAACGATACACAGAAAAAGCTGGACAAGCTTGAGCAGCAAATGGATGATACCAAGGAAAAAGCAGCAAACGCTCAGGATCAGCTGGATGAAGCAAAAGACCGCGTAGCCAAAAGGGATGCCTTGCTCAGAACGCGTGTGACTTCCATGTATGAACGCGGTACGATCTCCTATTTGGATGTACTTCTCGGTTCCTCTGACTTTGGGGACTTTTTGACGCGCATGCAGGCCTTGCAGCTTATTTTGGAGCAGGACACGCGTATTTTAGAGGATAACATTCGCGATAAGGAAACGATTGAGACCAAAAAGAAAGAAATTGATCATCAGCTGACTGTGTACGCCGGGATGTTCGACGAGGCTGAGGAACTCAAAGTCGAATTGGACAAGCAGTACAAGCAAAGTCTAGTGGTCAAGGCTGAATTGGATAAGAAAGAATCTGCACTGGAAGTAGATTTGGAGCAGTATGGACAGGAGCTTTTGGCTAGCACCAAACTGGAAGCAGCCAAATACGCGGAACGAGTACGTGCGATGAGCGCATCCAGTACAGGCTACAAGGGTGGAAAGTTTGCCTTGCCAGTCGCAAGTGGACAATTCCGCTTCACTTCAGGCTTCGGAATGCGGTCAGACCCGTTTACAGGCCGCTCGGCTGGGCATAATGGTTTAGATATGGCAGCACCTAAAGGAACATCTATTATGGCAGCGGCTGACGGAATCGTTCTCTTTGCAGGATATAACGGCGGCTACGGGAATACAGTAATGATCAAGCATAACGCGGAATATACCACTCTGTACGGTCATATTCGCGAGGGAGGTATCAAGGTTTCTGTTGGGCAAGCCGTATCGAGAGGTCAAAAGATCGCAGAGGTAGGATCAACAGGTCGCTCAACCGGAAATCACGTACACTTTACCGTCTATAAAAATGACGTAGCAGTTAACCCAATGCCGTACTTGAAGTAG
- a CDS encoding flagellar hook assembly protein FlgD, whose product MSDTGTTVKNNPYIQPHLSYKGKKEFTTELDQNAFMKLMLEQLKHQDPMSPMDNSQFIQQTSMLTMVEKITKMTTLMEQSNNSMVTLEKYEKLVGRTASYSLTTKDEMTGETSTQKKEGVLDAVYMDQGKIYFRIAGESTPIPLADVSGLESQGLAGNTLDNSVKYMEMIGREISYKVTKEVDRDGNPDTTHDVSKVDEILNGVITGFTTKNGTAQFQLDNGSTVKAEEIVGMTVKPENRTMGNSLAYAQMIGYNITYNQSQTNPDGTTTNTPLTGVVKAVSMKNGVVEFVLQDDKKVALNQITGFEATA is encoded by the coding sequence ATGTCAGATACCGGAACAACCGTTAAAAATAACCCTTATATACAACCGCATTTGAGCTATAAAGGCAAAAAAGAATTCACCACCGAGCTCGACCAAAATGCCTTTATGAAGCTCATGCTCGAGCAGTTAAAGCATCAAGACCCTATGTCCCCAATGGACAACTCTCAATTCATCCAGCAAACAAGTATGCTGACCATGGTAGAAAAAATCACAAAAATGACCACGCTGATGGAGCAATCGAACAACAGCATGGTCACTTTAGAAAAGTATGAAAAGCTAGTAGGTCGTACAGCCTCGTATTCCCTTACTACAAAAGACGAGATGACGGGAGAAACTTCGACGCAGAAGAAAGAAGGCGTACTTGATGCCGTCTACATGGATCAAGGCAAAATCTACTTCCGCATCGCAGGCGAATCGACACCGATTCCTCTGGCAGACGTCTCCGGACTGGAATCGCAAGGTCTGGCTGGTAATACGCTCGATAACAGCGTGAAGTACATGGAAATGATCGGTCGAGAGATTTCCTATAAAGTTACCAAGGAAGTCGACCGGGATGGCAATCCAGATACCACACACGACGTTTCCAAGGTGGATGAAATCTTGAATGGCGTCATCACTGGCTTTACTACCAAAAATGGTACCGCACAATTCCAACTGGATAATGGATCAACCGTAAAAGCCGAAGAAATCGTAGGCATGACGGTGAAACCTGAAAACAGAACAATGGGCAACTCCCTTGCCTACGCGCAAATGATCGGCTACAACATCACGTACAACCAGTCTCAAACGAATCCGGACGGCACCACTACCAATACGCCTCTTACAGGCGTGGTCAAAGCTGTCAGCATGAAAAACGGAGTAGTCGAATTCGTCCTCCAGGATGATAAGAAAGTCGCTCTCAATCAAATCACAGGATTCGAAGCAACTGCCTAG
- a CDS encoding PDZ domain-containing protein: MEAGNYLLSVEMITTANQMPWFFFLLVEVRQLAIQADMLTIAYGFAAFFINPVFYLFLVFIYLHYRRQMNLERQLFSARIQSPLLSTIRAVGMGLVGGLLISLLSAGLGVVVQAQDLWILWGLALILALIRLRFLCFAYAAGILAILHAITQVIPPVTDVPGLSFVWEMIRQAKPLPLLALVAVMHLIEALLVRWNGGRDASPLFVEGQRGRIVGAYLLHSFWLTPVVLFVQMEPGAISGALYPGWPFFSPEAASFGLMLLPTVTGFSDMTQTMTPYRKATQVAKNLTLYAIGLLGLCALAVWFYPLILLAAIFALFGHEALFFWSQYQERKRSPYFIQSSRGVKVMGVIPGTRAEEIGITPGEIIVKVNGISVREKEDLYPALQANPAFCKMEVLTREGELKFVQCAVYAGNHHQLGIIVVPDANTRAFVDLKRASVVELIKQKLEKLNVGA, encoded by the coding sequence ATGGAAGCAGGTAATTACCTTCTATCCGTAGAAATGATAACCACGGCAAATCAAATGCCGTGGTTTTTCTTTCTTTTAGTTGAGGTGAGGCAATTGGCGATACAGGCAGATATGCTTACCATTGCATATGGCTTTGCCGCATTTTTTATCAATCCTGTTTTCTATCTCTTTCTGGTTTTTATTTATTTGCATTATCGCAGACAGATGAACCTGGAAAGGCAGCTTTTTTCTGCGCGCATTCAGTCCCCCTTGCTCTCGACGATACGGGCTGTAGGGATGGGCTTGGTGGGAGGCTTGCTTATTTCTCTTCTTAGCGCAGGACTCGGCGTGGTCGTGCAAGCACAGGATTTGTGGATACTATGGGGATTGGCGCTCATCTTGGCGCTGATTCGTTTACGGTTTCTCTGTTTCGCATATGCTGCAGGGATTTTGGCGATTTTACATGCGATCACACAGGTCATTCCACCGGTTACGGATGTTCCTGGATTGAGCTTTGTTTGGGAAATGATTCGTCAGGCGAAACCTTTGCCGTTGCTTGCGTTAGTTGCGGTCATGCATCTGATTGAAGCGTTGCTTGTACGTTGGAATGGCGGGCGGGACGCTTCTCCGCTGTTCGTGGAAGGGCAGCGTGGTCGGATCGTCGGTGCCTATTTGCTTCATTCTTTTTGGCTGACGCCAGTCGTGCTGTTCGTACAGATGGAGCCAGGTGCTATCAGTGGTGCGTTGTATCCGGGGTGGCCGTTCTTTTCGCCGGAAGCCGCTTCATTCGGACTGATGCTTTTGCCGACGGTGACCGGATTCTCCGATATGACGCAAACGATGACACCTTATAGAAAAGCAACGCAGGTTGCGAAAAATTTGACTCTGTATGCGATTGGTTTGTTGGGGTTATGTGCTCTGGCTGTATGGTTTTATCCGTTGATCTTGCTGGCCGCGATCTTTGCACTATTCGGTCATGAGGCGTTGTTTTTCTGGAGTCAGTATCAAGAAAGAAAACGTTCGCCTTATTTCATCCAGTCTTCGCGTGGTGTAAAAGTAATGGGTGTCATTCCGGGTACGAGAGCAGAGGAGATCGGCATCACGCCCGGTGAGATTATCGTGAAAGTAAATGGCATTTCGGTGCGGGAAAAAGAAGATCTATATCCAGCGTTACAAGCCAATCCTGCCTTTTGCAAAATGGAAGTACTCACGCGTGAAGGCGAGCTGAAGTTCGTACAGTGTGCGGTCTATGCGGGCAATCATCACCAACTGGGGATCATTGTGGTTCCAGATGCAAATACCCGTGCATTTGTTGATTTGAAACGCGCCAGTGTAGTCGAGCTGATCAAGCAAAAGCTGGAGAAGCTGAATGTAGGAGCATAA
- a CDS encoding endospore germination permease yields MQETNKISPRQLLMLVTLVTIGDSVLVLPGMTAALAKQDAWISVLVGLMVGLLNIVLLIAVGKLYPNQSFFTFVDQTVGRVLGTIITLSFISYTLFSAGAHVMEIGDFVGTHLLVSTPRFAIQLLFVIVIMFGVSLGLQTVAESAEIYFVWFFFFFGLLMITLLPQAEISRIQPIFENGWKPILQGSTAAIAFPYSELVIFMAVLPFVSPIQKRMRSFFLGTLLGGIVLFIIMLMCILVLGADQTARHFYPTYVLIKQLKLGDFIQRLEAIIAVIWFIAVSVKITLYCLFFHLGVRHVFRIDNFKVLILPYIVLLMVMSTIFSPNIVVFGDIISKYWPFYDFTYSIGVPLVLLCGNLIRKKWLNQN; encoded by the coding sequence ATGCAAGAGACCAACAAGATCAGTCCCCGTCAACTATTGATGCTCGTCACCCTTGTTACCATTGGGGACTCCGTTCTCGTCCTGCCTGGCATGACGGCTGCACTTGCTAAACAGGATGCGTGGATATCTGTCCTGGTCGGCCTTATGGTGGGGCTGCTCAATATTGTCTTACTCATAGCTGTGGGGAAGCTTTATCCGAATCAAAGCTTTTTCACCTTCGTTGATCAAACGGTTGGGAGAGTACTAGGAACGATCATTACACTCTCGTTTATTAGCTATACGCTGTTTTCAGCAGGGGCGCATGTGATGGAAATTGGCGACTTTGTTGGCACGCATCTATTAGTCTCGACTCCAAGATTCGCGATACAGCTGTTGTTTGTCATTGTGATTATGTTTGGTGTCAGTTTGGGACTGCAAACAGTCGCAGAATCGGCAGAAATCTATTTTGTCTGGTTCTTTTTCTTTTTTGGTTTACTCATGATTACTCTACTGCCACAGGCAGAAATATCGAGAATTCAACCTATATTTGAAAACGGGTGGAAGCCTATTTTGCAGGGATCTACGGCGGCAATTGCCTTTCCTTATTCAGAGTTGGTCATTTTTATGGCGGTTCTTCCGTTTGTCTCGCCCATCCAAAAACGGATGAGATCGTTTTTCTTGGGGACATTGCTTGGGGGAATTGTCCTGTTCATCATCATGCTGATGTGTATTCTTGTTTTGGGGGCAGATCAGACTGCGCGGCATTTTTATCCGACCTATGTTCTCATCAAACAGCTAAAGCTTGGGGATTTCATTCAGCGGCTAGAGGCGATTATTGCGGTGATCTGGTTTATCGCGGTGAGCGTCAAAATTACGCTGTACTGCCTGTTTTTTCATTTAGGGGTCCGTCACGTCTTTCGAATCGACAACTTCAAGGTCTTGATCTTGCCGTACATCGTTTTGCTCATGGTGATGTCCACGATATTCTCGCCCAATATTGTCGTCTTTGGAGACATCATTTCGAAGTACTGGCCATTCTATGATTTTACCTACAGCATCGGTGTACCGTTGGTGCTGTTATGCGGAAATCTAATTCGGAAAAAATGGCTGAATCAAAACTGA
- the ftsX gene encoding permease-like cell division protein FtsX, with product MKIRTLGRHVREGVKNLGRNGWMSFASISAVTITLFILGVFLVLAMNVNYFAQSVEKQVEIRVFMDLLATKENITQVETNIKKLPQVESVSFIPKDEGLKQFKESLGEKAYLFEGLEESNPLPDAFTVKTKQPQDTAAVAAQIKNLQYVKSLTYGEGTVDKLFSLTGAVRNVGIAFIIGLGFTAMFLIANTIKLTIVARRREIEIMKLVGATNWFIRWPFFVEGLLMGVAGALIPTIMLTVGYYYLLDAIHSSFEASQLFKLLPLFPLVYQVALALLAIGAFIGIWGSLVSVRRFLRV from the coding sequence ATGAAGATTAGGACGCTAGGGCGCCATGTCCGTGAAGGGGTCAAAAACCTCGGGCGGAACGGCTGGATGTCGTTCGCTTCTATTAGTGCCGTGACCATTACCCTGTTTATTTTGGGAGTTTTTCTCGTGTTGGCGATGAACGTCAATTACTTTGCGCAATCCGTCGAAAAACAAGTGGAAATTCGCGTTTTCATGGACTTGCTTGCGACAAAAGAAAACATCACGCAGGTTGAGACCAACATCAAGAAACTTCCGCAAGTGGAGTCTGTTTCATTTATACCGAAAGACGAAGGGCTGAAGCAGTTTAAAGAGAGCCTTGGTGAAAAAGCGTACTTGTTTGAAGGATTGGAGGAAAGCAATCCTCTGCCGGATGCGTTTACCGTAAAAACGAAGCAACCGCAAGACACTGCTGCTGTTGCCGCTCAAATTAAAAATCTCCAGTATGTCAAAAGCCTAACCTACGGGGAAGGCACTGTGGATAAGCTGTTCTCCTTGACAGGAGCAGTTCGTAATGTTGGGATTGCCTTTATTATTGGACTTGGCTTTACAGCGATGTTCTTGATTGCCAACACGATTAAGCTGACGATTGTGGCACGCCGCAGAGAGATTGAAATCATGAAGCTGGTTGGGGCCACGAACTGGTTTATCCGTTGGCCATTCTTTGTGGAAGGGCTGTTGATGGGTGTGGCAGGGGCATTGATTCCGACCATTATGTTAACGGTTGGGTATTACTACCTCCTGGATGCCATTCACTCCAGCTTTGAAGCTTCCCAACTGTTTAAACTGTTGCCGCTATTCCCGCTCGTGTATCAAGTGGCGCTGGCTTTGCTTGCGATTGGTGCATTCATCGGGATTTGGGGAAGTTTGGTGTCTGTACGTCGCTTCTTGCGAGTTTAA
- a CDS encoding iron-containing alcohol dehydrogenase: MENFVYHNPTQLIFGRGQLAQLEEKARQLGPTVLLVYGGGSIKRTGLYDKVISLLQSAGCRVHELAGVEPNPRLSTVNKGIELCRQEGVNWILAVGGGSVIDAAKAVAIGVPYEGDVWDFYRRKAVAQEALPLGTVLTLAATGSEMNRGSVVTNWETQEKHGAGTTFPAFSILDPEHTFSVPRDQTIYGISDILSHVFEQYFTHTTEIPLQTRFAESIMKTVIENAERVLTNLEDYDARANILYCGTMALNGTLPVGVTTDWATHSIEHAVSAVYDIPHGGGLAIIFPKWMRYVYRENVARFVRFATEVWNIDPSGKTDDEISLEGIAATEAFFARIGAPTRLADYDITDEHLQLMAEKATPFGPIGQFKTLTSDDVAQILRMSL, from the coding sequence GTGGAAAATTTTGTTTACCATAACCCGACACAGCTGATTTTTGGACGGGGTCAATTGGCCCAGCTCGAGGAAAAAGCAAGACAGTTAGGTCCCACTGTTCTTTTGGTATATGGTGGTGGCAGTATAAAGCGAACTGGTCTCTACGACAAAGTGATTTCTCTCCTCCAGTCTGCGGGCTGCCGCGTGCATGAGTTGGCAGGAGTGGAGCCAAATCCACGTCTGAGTACCGTGAACAAAGGAATTGAGCTATGCCGCCAAGAAGGCGTTAATTGGATACTCGCTGTTGGTGGAGGCAGTGTAATCGACGCGGCCAAAGCAGTCGCGATTGGTGTGCCTTACGAGGGAGATGTATGGGATTTTTATAGGCGAAAAGCGGTCGCACAAGAGGCCCTACCCCTCGGTACCGTACTGACACTTGCTGCTACTGGTTCTGAAATGAACCGGGGAAGTGTCGTCACCAACTGGGAGACACAAGAAAAGCATGGAGCTGGCACGACGTTTCCGGCGTTTTCGATTCTGGACCCTGAGCATACGTTTAGCGTACCTCGCGACCAAACAATCTACGGAATCAGCGACATTTTGTCCCATGTATTCGAGCAGTATTTCACGCATACAACCGAAATTCCATTGCAAACACGTTTTGCTGAGTCGATCATGAAGACCGTCATCGAAAATGCAGAACGCGTCCTCACCAATCTGGAAGACTACGATGCCCGCGCCAACATCCTGTACTGCGGAACAATGGCATTGAACGGCACACTCCCGGTTGGCGTCACAACAGACTGGGCAACCCACTCTATTGAGCATGCTGTCAGTGCTGTTTACGACATCCCGCACGGTGGCGGTCTGGCGATCATCTTCCCGAAATGGATGCGCTATGTGTACCGTGAAAACGTCGCTCGCTTCGTGCGCTTCGCAACAGAGGTATGGAATATCGATCCTTCCGGCAAGACAGATGATGAGATCTCCTTGGAAGGGATTGCCGCTACAGAAGCTTTCTTTGCGCGTATCGGTGCCCCGACCCGATTGGCTGATTACGACATCACCGATGAGCACTTGCAACTCATGGCCGAAAAAGCTACTCCATTTGGGCCGATCGGTCAGTTTAAGACGTTGACGAGTGACGATGTGGCACAGATTCTTCGCATGTCTTTGTAA
- the ftsE gene encoding cell division ATP-binding protein FtsE, translating to MIEMFDVWKTYPNGTNALKGINIRIEKGEFVYVVGPSGAGKSTFIKLMYREEKPTKGQIFLGGFNVSRIKERQIPLVRRSIGVVFQDFKLLPTLTVFENVAFAMEVIESNPKQIKPRVMDVLGLVKLKHKAKMLPNELSGGEQQRVALARALVNSPGIIIADEPTGNLDPETSWEIMKLFEEINQRGTTVVMATHNREIVNTMRKRVVAIEAGQIARDEQRGEYGYED from the coding sequence TTGATCGAAATGTTCGATGTGTGGAAAACATACCCGAATGGTACGAATGCTTTGAAAGGTATCAACATTCGAATCGAAAAGGGTGAATTTGTGTACGTAGTTGGCCCCAGTGGAGCGGGTAAATCTACGTTTATCAAATTGATGTACCGTGAAGAGAAGCCGACGAAAGGACAAATCTTTTTGGGTGGCTTCAATGTCAGCAGAATCAAAGAACGTCAAATTCCATTAGTCCGCCGCAGTATCGGTGTTGTGTTCCAAGACTTCAAACTGCTGCCGACATTGACTGTTTTCGAAAACGTCGCATTTGCGATGGAAGTAATCGAGAGTAATCCTAAACAAATCAAGCCGCGTGTGATGGATGTTCTGGGCCTCGTAAAGCTCAAGCATAAAGCCAAAATGCTGCCAAACGAGCTGTCCGGTGGTGAGCAGCAACGTGTTGCCTTGGCGAGAGCGCTGGTGAATAGCCCGGGAATTATTATCGCGGATGAACCGACGGGAAACTTGGACCCAGAGACCTCTTGGGAAATCATGAAGCTGTTTGAAGAAATCAATCAGCGAGGAACGACGGTCGTCATGGCGACCCACAACAGGGAAATTGTAAACACCATGAGAAAACGGGTAGTTGCAATCGAAGCAGGCCAAATTGCCCGTGATGAGCAGAGAGGGGAATACGGTTATGAAGATTAG
- a CDS encoding acetamidase/formamidase family protein, translated as MYRVKKQDVIYAMSPENQPVLKVEAGSIVTFETCDCFEDQIQSADTVFQELDWNRINPASGPIYIEGTEPGDILVVHIQKIEIKNQGVMVTGPELGVMGFALQENVIKMIPIQDGQAVLSDKLQVPVNPMIGVIGTAPAKEAISCGTPGDHGGNMDCKQIREGTTLLLPVNVPGALFALGDLHAAMADGEVAVCGVEIAGEVTVKLDVIKGKQWPLPMAVNQEHLITIASEKELDKAADRAVINMVQFLHEELGVEKAEASFLLSAAGDLRICQVVDPLKTARMELPLAYATSLGFDSKIIGR; from the coding sequence ATGTACAGAGTAAAAAAGCAGGACGTGATTTATGCCATGTCTCCTGAGAATCAGCCGGTCTTGAAGGTAGAAGCAGGCAGTATCGTAACGTTTGAAACCTGCGATTGCTTCGAGGACCAAATCCAATCGGCTGACACCGTGTTTCAAGAGCTTGATTGGAATCGGATCAACCCTGCTTCCGGCCCTATTTATATAGAAGGAACAGAACCAGGCGATATTTTGGTTGTTCATATTCAGAAAATTGAGATTAAAAATCAAGGCGTAATGGTTACTGGACCAGAACTGGGTGTAATGGGATTCGCCCTGCAAGAAAATGTGATCAAAATGATTCCGATACAAGATGGACAAGCTGTCTTGTCAGACAAGCTTCAGGTTCCGGTCAATCCCATGATTGGCGTAATTGGAACAGCTCCTGCCAAAGAAGCCATTTCGTGCGGTACGCCAGGCGATCACGGCGGCAACATGGACTGTAAGCAAATACGTGAAGGTACTACATTGCTTTTACCCGTAAATGTTCCCGGCGCATTATTTGCCCTGGGTGACCTTCATGCTGCAATGGCTGACGGTGAAGTAGCTGTATGTGGTGTGGAAATTGCCGGGGAAGTAACCGTAAAGCTCGATGTGATAAAAGGAAAGCAGTGGCCGTTACCGATGGCAGTCAACCAAGAGCACCTGATCACGATTGCGTCAGAAAAAGAGCTGGACAAGGCTGCCGATCGAGCGGTAATCAACATGGTACAATTTCTACACGAAGAGCTGGGCGTAGAAAAGGCCGAAGCCTCCTTCCTGCTCTCCGCTGCGGGCGATTTGCGTATCTGTCAGGTCGTCGATCCTCTAAAGACAGCCCGCATGGAGTTGCCTCTAGCGTACGCAACCTCATTAGGCTTTGATTCAAAAATAATCGGTAGATAA
- a CDS encoding S41 family peptidase, whose amino-acid sequence MRWKGRTVIALVLISMVASSFITMAIMKTSASASSSQGGALTASSMALFSGSGDYPKEFQKLYEAFSTIKKDYIQNVTTEQLVEGAIGGMVGSLEDPYSDYMDPRSAEEFTSTLHSTFQGIGTEVTMQNGRVTVVSPFKNSPAERAGLRPNDQILSVNDESLEGLDLHQAVTKIRGPKGTKAVLKVVRAGVPEPLTIVCVRDDIPIETVNSQILEKNGVKVGVINLTQFSTETAKHFKDQLAALEQKGIGGLVIDVRGNPGGYLLAVKEIGEILVPNKGKIVQIEYGNGGQQKEEYFSTTVAAKPYPISVLINGGSASASEILAGALRDSGNYKLVGEKTFGKGTVQSTMEMNDKSQLKLTIAKWLTPKGEWVHKKGITPDFAVKQPDYFNATLLPADKVLQRDMAGTDVKNLQLILKGLNLSPGREDGYFDEKTEEVIKQFQTSNKLEVTGKVDAKTRSSLEESLRKTMTKPENDLQLQKALEVVTGK is encoded by the coding sequence GTGAGATGGAAAGGACGTACCGTAATCGCGCTTGTACTCATCTCGATGGTAGCCAGCAGTTTTATTACGATGGCGATCATGAAGACATCGGCTAGCGCCAGTTCGAGTCAAGGTGGGGCTTTAACAGCATCCAGCATGGCGCTGTTTTCTGGGAGCGGAGATTATCCGAAAGAGTTCCAGAAGCTGTACGAGGCGTTTTCAACAATCAAGAAAGATTACATCCAAAATGTCACCACTGAGCAGTTAGTAGAAGGTGCAATTGGCGGAATGGTCGGGTCGCTCGAAGATCCGTACAGTGATTACATGGACCCTCGTTCTGCTGAGGAGTTCACATCTACCCTACACTCGACTTTCCAAGGGATCGGGACAGAAGTTACGATGCAAAATGGTCGGGTAACGGTTGTTTCGCCATTCAAAAACTCCCCAGCGGAGCGTGCAGGGCTGCGGCCAAACGACCAAATTTTGAGCGTAAATGATGAATCCCTTGAAGGATTGGACCTGCATCAGGCAGTGACGAAGATTCGCGGGCCTAAAGGAACAAAGGCGGTTCTCAAAGTTGTGAGAGCCGGAGTACCGGAGCCCCTTACCATCGTGTGTGTACGTGACGATATTCCGATTGAGACGGTAAACAGTCAGATACTCGAGAAGAACGGTGTCAAAGTAGGCGTGATCAACCTTACCCAATTCTCTACAGAAACAGCTAAGCACTTCAAAGATCAGTTGGCTGCTCTCGAACAGAAGGGGATTGGCGGGTTGGTAATTGACGTTCGAGGCAATCCGGGCGGGTATTTGTTAGCCGTGAAAGAAATCGGAGAAATCCTCGTACCGAATAAAGGTAAGATCGTGCAAATCGAGTATGGAAATGGCGGACAGCAAAAGGAAGAGTATTTCTCGACTACAGTAGCTGCTAAGCCTTACCCAATCTCGGTACTGATTAATGGCGGAAGCGCCAGTGCCTCGGAGATTCTCGCAGGTGCTCTGCGGGATAGCGGCAACTACAAGCTGGTCGGTGAGAAGACATTTGGTAAAGGAACCGTTCAGAGTACCATGGAAATGAACGACAAGAGCCAATTGAAGCTGACGATTGCCAAGTGGCTCACACCGAAAGGTGAATGGGTCCATAAAAAAGGCATTACGCCAGACTTTGCAGTCAAGCAACCAGACTATTTCAACGCAACTCTGTTGCCGGCAGATAAAGTATTGCAGCGCGATATGGCCGGTACTGACGTGAAAAACCTGCAGCTCATCCTGAAGGGCTTGAATCTGTCCCCAGGACGAGAAGATGGCTATTTTGATGAAAAGACAGAGGAAGTAATCAAGCAGTTCCAAACCTCCAACAAGCTTGAGGTAACTGGCAAAGTAGACGCGAAGACACGCTCTTCGCTGGAAGAAAGTCTCCGTAAAACGATGACGAAGCCAGAAAATGACCTGCAATTGCAAAAAGCTCTGGAAGTAGTCACGGGCAAGTAA